The nucleotide window GGTGCCTTtaggggaatatgaggtgctgttcttccagtttgcatgtggcctcactctggcaatggaggaggcccaggacagaaacattagcatgggaatgtgaagaggagttcaaatggttagccactgggagatccagcaggccttggcagacaatAGAtagtggtttaatttagtttaattggaTGCACTAGGGACATCCTACATGCAttatttacacataccaagccaatgtacctacatacctgtacgtctatggagtgtgggaggaaactgaataatcacaaagaaaacccacgcaggtcacatggagaacatacaaactccgtacaggcagcacactttgaacccggctctccggtgctgcaagcactgtaaggctgcaactgcgCTGCGTCATCATGCCGTGGTTGCTCAGGGGTATGGGAGACCTTCTTACCCTTTGCAGCGTCCAGTGGCAGGCGGATGTGGCTGCAGACGGAAATACCCCATTGAAAACCCTCCCCGCAACAGACAGAGCCTTCCTCCGGCATGCATTGCACCTGCTGACAATTTGTTTAAttgtgttttctttttgcatttaGAATAAGAACAACCCCAAGACAAGTTTCCTGGAATCAAATCTGATCGGCATAATCATTGACATTTTTACTGGAGGTACAGGGACCATCTCCACCACCCTGCTCTGGGCCTTGCTCTTCATGGTGCTCCATCCTGATGTGCAGTGTAAGTAGCTCCAGCTGCTCTTGCGTCCAAGTCAAACCAACTCCAAGACAATCACCTGATTCCCTCAATCTGGTTGTCAGTAGAAAACTGCATCCTATTAGACTTACAGAGTcatacagacccttcggtccattgATTCTATGCCAACCGTCAAACATCCATTTACAATAATCCTATATTAAATTTGGTTCATTCTCCCCACCATTCGTACGAAGCTGAGTGGTGCAGCACGGTGGTGTAGTGGgacagctactgccttacagtgccagagacccgggttcggtgctgacgacaggtgctgtctgtacagcgtttgtacgttctacccaagacctgcgtgggctttctccaagattttcggtttcctcccacactccaaagacctacacatttgtaggttaattggcttggtataaatgtaaaattatccctagtgtgtaagattgttcccgatgttggggaagtccaggacaaggggtcacagtttaaggataaaggggaaatcctttaggaccgagatgagaaaaacatttttcacacagagagtggtgaatctctggaactctctgccacagagggtagttgaggccagttcattggctatatttaagagggagttagatgtggcccttgtggctaaagggatcaggggatatggagagaaggcagggtcaggatactgagttggatgatcagccatgatcatattgaatggcggtgcaggcttgaagggccgaatggcccactcccgcgcctattttctatgtttctatgtgtagggtagtgttaaagtgcagggatcgcaggCGGGCTCGGCcagtcgaaaggcctgtttctacgctgtatctctaagctaaactaaacattggaaaTGCACCTCTATCGAGGTCCAAAGCACTTCCTTCTGTTTGGGATCTGAGACTCACGCCAAATGTTGTGCAGAGAACCGGatgactgtgggagagctgcacTATCATTTGGATGAAGTGGCAAACTGAAGCCCTGTCCACCTTCTATTTCAAAGTTATTCCCGAATTCACTGTGTTGTTTGTGAGACCTTCTTGTTTGGAAGTTGCTCCCCTACATTGCAACAATGCCGACTCTTTAAAAAGCACTTTTCCGGTAGCAAAGCTAGAGCCACGAAAGAAGTCATGCAAATTTACATTCAAAATGTTCAGCGGGCCAAAATGGTCACCgtgagaaataaaaacaaattttcTCACAATGAGTTATTGCTTTGTTCCTGCAGCCCAGGTCCATGAGGAGATTGACAGGGTCATTGGGAACGGGAAGAAACCAAAGCTGGAAGACCGTGAGGAAATGCCATTCACTAACGCAGTTATCCACGAAACCCAACGCTTAGGAAATATTGGTCCAATTTCACTGCCTCATCAAACATACAGAGACACCGAGGTCATGGGTTACACCATCCCTAAGGTACGATCTAGAGTTATCTTGCACATGCAGTCGTCTCCACTGTGTGAGGAGGAGCAGTAGATCTAGGCCTGTGGTCTCTGCTGATCAGCTAATTAGAGCTGCTCTGACGTTGGCCTCACTTCCACTTCCCAGCCTGCCTCACTCACAGATCAAGAGTCAGTCCATCTTGCTCCTGAATATATTCAGTGACTCGTCCTCTCTCTTAGAGAGAGCCAACCCTCTCAGGTGAGAATCATCCTGTCAGCAGCTACAGGGCTAAGCCATATCAGAAAGGTGTTCTGTGGCGATCACCCCATGTTCTTCTAGACTCCATTGAGTAGGCCCAACCCACTCAATCTTTCTTCgtaactgtttagtttggagatacagtgcggaaacaggcccttcggcccaccaagtccgcaccgacaagcgatccctgcacattgacactatcctgtacacactagggacaatttataattacaccaagccaatgaacctacaaacctgtacatatttggagtgtgggaggaaaccgaagatctcggagaaaacccacacaggtcacggggagaactacaAACTCTATACGGACAGCATccttagccaggatcaaacccaggtctctggcactgtaaggcagcaactctaccttggtaccactgtgctgcccatgccCTTTATCTTAGAAATCAACATAACAAAACTTCTTTGCACATTGTACATTGTTGAAACCCGAGACTTAAGACCCCACACTAGTTACCTGAAAATAATTCACTTATCGTGACATACCTGTTAGTTACACATGTCCCTACCAACAATGCCGTGATTATTCCAATGTCCATGTCTGAAGGCACAATTCCTGCtcaattgattttgttgaaagaCATTTGCTGTTGTAACATCTTCATAATTTTTCTGGGAACGGTTGGGTTTTTGATATCTCCTAGCACAGTACCTCGGAATAGGGTGACTTGTCTCCACTTCAATTCTGAGAAGTGTAAGATAGATGAATGTATATTCTTTATTTGTGGGGTCACTGCCACGCACTATCTACCTCCCAAGCTGCATAGTCGGGTCCTAGTCTAGTGACATGGAGGTAGCAGGTAATTGGAGGTTGGGCTCCACAGCACTCGCACGAACATACTCATCAGTGTcctaaggctgtgtcctaagcccccttctgtttagtctgctgacacacgactgtactgccagactcaataacaacttcatcaacaagttcgctgatgacacaacagttgTGGGTCTCATCAGTGGCAATGATGAATCggtgtacaggatggaggtggagctgctcacaagttggtgcaaatcccacaacctcattcttaacgtgggaaaaactaaggagatggtggttgacttcaggagggcggggaaacaacaccatacacctctgcacatcgacggagctgatgtggaaagggtcagcagcatgaagttcttaggactacatctgtctgatgacctgacgtccacggccaacaccacagctctggtcaagagagcccagcagcgacttcaccctctccgaagactacgtaaagcaggcctccccaccacacctaCGGATGAGAACCTAAGTTGGGACACTATAGGGGACACTGAACAGCAGCtaggactttttatagggggacactCTGTGCTTAGCAgatgacatacggcatcacttcctggtttcgggagctgcaaggcgtacgaacggcaccaactggacaggatagtgaagatcgcaagcaggattattggtgctccactccccttcctgctggacatatacaggaagagatgtatcaacagagccatctccatcatcaaagacccttaccacccatcgcatgacattttctccatcctcccatctgggaagaggtacaggagcattagctgcaaaaccagcaggatgctcctcagcttcttcccacaggctataagactgctaaacggactttgccccctgccaagtatcgcgcacaaacccccaacctggacacactgcagcagagccactgttgtgccgctgccggtcggaacggctgttgaatgtttagtagagtgttaaatttgttcatgacatgtattttttattttcatttctatttattttttcatgcacactgaatggacactggttgagcaacgattttttgtttcctctggggtatgcgaatactcaggaaatgacaataaagatatacaatacaatacaatcagtgtgCAGGTACAATTAAACGTATATACAAACACatgctttgcctctctcaccttctccCGCCATCCCTCCCAAGTCTCTGTacttcttcccatcaactgccCCCTCAGTTCCACTACTCTTGATCCCACTTCCTTCCCCTTCATTCACTTCCTTCTCTCTTGCCCCTTAAAGATTTCCTCAAACTGCCTTCCACCACATCCTGACCTTCAAGCAGCTAGCTCTACACATTCCCAAATCCCAGATTATACTCTGAAGGGCTGCTCCTCCTCCTACCGCACTTGGTGCAGCCTGCAGCCTCGAACAGACCTTCCAAACCCCTagaatagacacacaaagctggggtaagacagcaggacaggcagcatctctggagagaaggaatggatgacgttttcagatgagacccttcttcagactggttagggataagggaaacgagaagtATAGGCGAtgacgtggagagataaagaataatgaatgaaagatatgcaaaaaagtaactgatgataaaggaaatgggccattgttagttgtttgttgggtgaaaacgagaagctagtgtgacttgggtgggggagggatagagagagagggaatgccagggttacctgAAGATTGGGAAAccaattttcataccactgggctgtaagctgcccaagctaaatagaAAGCTGGGGAGAGTGACTACAGGCCGATCAGTGAGCTGCCCTGAGGGAAGTTCTCTGCTGCTTATTATGTGTATTGGTACCTCTTCTGTGGGTAGCAGATGGGTGATGGTAGGAGCATCTGTGTGATCTTCTGATCTAATAAGCTAAAAACCCAGGGATTAAGCAAAGAGGCATGGGGTGGCTTTATTGCCATTAGACTACTATGATGAAAACAGTACtgctgatgtgtaggaaagaactgcagatgctggtttaaaccgaagataggcacaaagtgctggagtaaatcagcgggacaggcagcatctctggagagaaggaatgggtgacgatttgggacgagacccttctgaagaagcatctccagagatgctgcctgtcccgctgagtcactccagcattttatgtctctcttcAGAACTGCAGATTATGGGCTAGTCAAGAATTCTCATCCAGAATACATTTCTTAATAGTTCTGAGGGCCTGCGATGAATGTATTTTTGACTGATGTGTCTCCTTAATGATTTCTAGGGAACAACGATCATTCCAAACATTACCTCGGCCTTGTTTGATGAAGACATTTGGTTGACTCCACATCAGTTTAATCCGGGACACTTCCTCAACTCGGACGGGAATTTTGTGAAACCGGAGGCCTTCATCCCATTCTCTGCAGGTAATGTGGGATCCACGGATCATTAAATGTGCCATGAGATGCAGTTGTCGTTGCCCAGTTCCATCCATCTTTCAGTAGAGGAGGTGAGTCGGGAGGTGAGGGTGCCCAGTCACATCCTAGTCGGTGATGTCCGGGGGGTTCTCAACGGGCTCTTGGCACAAGAAAGTACATATTTGGATTTATTTACATAAATCGGGAAAACCAAATGAAGGAATTGGGCGAGTTGGAGAGAGGTAACGTGTGCACTAGTGGTTGGTTAAGAAATCCACATAGAAAAGAGAAAGTTCTTTCAAGTTTTGAGATGGGTACAGAGTTAAAGTTAATGGACACTTCTGCCCCTGGCCCTCAGAACCCCGGGCTGACTTTAATGCACAAAACATCTGCAGAAACATCTCTTTCCTTGCTttatcccagtctgaagaagggaatttCACCTGAAATAATAACAGTTAGCCTACCTGcacatgctgcccgacctgttgagtgtttccagggtagacacaaaatactggagtaactctggttctctggagagaaggaatgggtggcatttcaggtcgatactcttcttcatccaatgtttccagcatttccgttttttattttagatttctcgGGTATTTTGAATTTTCATTTACCCCAAATTTTGGGCAAGTGCTAATgaaagtttgttttttgtttgcaaAAGGGAACAAATGGCTTCAAAACAAagaaaaggggagaggaggggggagaaggagtggagacacttctaAGAAGCCagtcaacttttaataaagtcgcgggcatttaacattaccggtcggttttccttggttctgaaaactccaatgagccaagtataatgcccggtcagcaaaggagattgcctacggctgcctcgACTgcctagtgaccccactccactgcactacgagttcaaaagaaccatgccaaccaatttttactcacggaAATTTTTCCTCgatcaaactgaggccgcgagtatgcgggaacttccctcgagcatgaaggagagttacagtgacctcctaggaccacgtgtcgaccatgctgcgtgttTGAATCaagtgcaaactcttctaaactcgcagattagtgggacaggtcctttagtcaGAGTGGGAATTCCGTATCTTCAGGATCTGATCACACCACAATCGTACAGGAGTGGGACAGCAATATGTAGGAACTCATTCCTGTTCAGTCAGTGTGACCCTGCCGGTCCCTCTCTCGGGTCACTAACCACTCTTGCCCTCACCCACAGGTCACCGTGTGTGTTTGGGGCAGAAGCTGGCAAAGACGGAGCTCTTCATCTTCTTCACGTCCTTGCTCCAACATTTCACCTTCTTTCTCCCGGAAAATGAGCCACGGCCGAACTTCAGGGAAGCTAAATACGGAATTATCCTGTGTCCTCTCCCCTATCGTCTCTGTGCTAAAACCAGATGAGACACGTGTGGAATTTTTCTTACAGGAGCCTTCGTGTCTGCTTTATCAATAGTTTGACACAATCTCCACGCTGAACTGTATTTTGATTCCGTTCTATTCACTCGTGCATTTATAAAGAAGAAATGTAGACAGGCTGTCCCCGGCTTCTCAAGTCCCAGCATACGGACACCATGCAACACGAACGTGCTgacataatattattaaattcagaAGTCTAACGATGTTCTGACATTCATTCCTATGAACGAGAGAGGACTTCATCTCCCCACTTTCAGTAATTGTTTTTTTCTTATCAGTCTTATGTGCTTTGGATGATGCTATTCATTACATTACGGAAGAGGTGTGGATCACAAATCGCGTGTGTATTTTCTGACGTGGACGTTTGTTACCCAGGGAACAGTTCAGCAGAAAGACTTACCGAGCGATGGGTGTCAATGATGCAGAGCCACTGAATTCATAAACCACGTTCAGCCAGCCGGAAATCAAACAGCTCTTTCTTTCCCCAAGCCAGTGTAATATTTCCTTGCTTATGCATTTAATGAGCACATAATTGATTTCATTGCATGGTGATCAAATATAAAGACTGTTCTTATACTACATTTCATTCTTCCCTTTATACATTCCACTCCTTGATTTGATATAAATTGAGAATGTAATCTGCACCACAGCACACAAAACAGTATGGGGCTCGGCACCTGCTTGTTTTACACACCCATCTCAGCGTCATGTATCAAGTGTGTAATCTATCACTTGAACCATGCTACATAGGGTGAAGGTTTGTAGATACAGTCCCGTTTTAACTGCATACTTAAACTTCCAAGTGTATTGTTCCTTATCGCTTTAGTGCTCATAAGGAATaggtacagaattaggccattcggcccatcaactctacgctattcaatcatggctgatctatctctccctccaaaatgATGGGCCTTGAGAAGCTAGTGATAAGGAGAACTTCTGACCTGCTGCTTAgatttgttcagtttagagatacagtgcagaaacaggcccttcggcccaacaactccacgctgaccagtgatgatAGATCTCTATACTtgtaactagacacaaaatgctggagtaacacagcgggacaagcagtatgtctggagagaaggaatagataaagatttgggtcgagaccttcagactgtgagccaggggagagggagagtagagATATTTctagctgcctggcctgctgaattcttccaacactttttcactcaagattccatcatctgcagactCCTGTGCCTCAATTTTTTTGGATGTGGGAATGGTGAAAGTCAGAGACAACAATGGAAAATTCCAGAATTCTGTTTCCTTTGTGGATCTGGGGTGATGTGAAATGAACAAATCCCGGATTCCACGGAGGGTGGAAAGTATTTTTCAATATATCATGCATTCCCGTGATAAACAGCACACAACTCTACCATCTTACACATGTTCATAGCAGAAGCAGGAACGTGTAAAGTCCTGTTAGTGCAGCATTATGACATAAGCACTGTGCTTTATAGACAGTTATGCTTTATTAATAGGATCACATTAAAGAATAACATTACACTGCATGTATGCACAGAAAAGGCTTGAGTTTCAAAACGCATTATCTATACCTAA belongs to Leucoraja erinacea ecotype New England chromosome 28, Leri_hhj_1, whole genome shotgun sequence and includes:
- the LOC129710712 gene encoding cytochrome P450 2D15-like isoform X3, giving the protein MSLDFGWTNVVVLSGYKTLKEALVKKSEDFADRPVLPIYKKLIERTGGGIAFARYGHWWKEQRKFSLSVMKNFGLGKKSLELRIAEEAEMLNKAFEEEKGLAFDPNFRIRIAVSNIICSIAFGHRFEYQDQKFLEFLHISEESFKMDGSFWGQLFNTFPFIHHLPGPHHKIFEYQDKIIHFLQEIVTEHKETWDANESRDMIDAFLAEHEKNKNNPKTSFLESNLIGIIIDIFTGGTGTISTTLLWALLFMVLHPDVQSQVHEEIDRVIGNGKKPKLEDREEMPFTNAVIHETQRLGNIGPISLPHQTYRDTEVMGYTIPKGTTIIPNITSALFDEDIWLTPHQFNPGHFLNSDGNFVKPEAFIPFSAGHRVCLGQKLAKTELFIFFTSLLQHFTFFLPENEPRPNFREAKYGIILCPLPYRLCAKTR